A single genomic interval of Lathyrus oleraceus cultivar Zhongwan6 chromosome 7, CAAS_Psat_ZW6_1.0, whole genome shotgun sequence harbors:
- the LOC127106988 gene encoding protein NODULATION SIGNALING PATHWAY 2-like gives MNVMDYDQFHECDLEIAFPFFQTENILSPNTILNEILFDQQDQSQYLLSPNTIIDEIFDEEKSIERSMMQHTNQDETMPLENELCRGTPEKGCENVLGSREEDSFWKEVQDELMEETSLVDLLLIGAEAVESQNMTLASDIIEKLNNAAFLENGDSLLNRLCPFFTQGLFYKTTNAPKFHCEHVSTQTNTFCVFQILQELSPYVKFAHFTANQAIFEATDGVEHVHVIDFDIMEGIQWPSLMVDFAMRKNTTSLRVTAITVDQQTAASVQQTGRRLKEFADSINFPFVFDTMMMESEEDFQRIEHGDTLIVNCMIHQWMPNRSFSSVKTFLDGVRKLSPKLIVLVEEELFNFSRLKSMSFVEFFCEALHHYIAVCDSLVTTLWGSHKMELSLIEKDVLGVRILDSVRQFPCEREERMLWEEKFFYSLKGYKSVGMSTYNISQAKFLVSLFGKGYWVQFENFRLALSWKSRPLTSVSIWEPIDYMSDKVK, from the coding sequence ATGAATGTGATGGATTATGATCAATTTCATGAGTGTGACTTAGAAATTGCTTTTCCATTTTTTCAAACAGAAAATATATTATCTCCAAATACAATCCTAAATGAAATATTATTTGATCAACAAGATCAATCACAATATCTCTTATCTCCAAATACCATCATAGATGAGATCTTTGATGAAGAAAAGTCCATAGAAAGATCGATGATGCAGCATACAAATCAGGACGAGACAATGCCTCTAGAGAATGAATTGTGTCGAGGAACTCCTGAAAAAGGCTGCGAAAACGTGCTTGGTTCGAGAGAGGAGGATTCGTTTTGGAAGGAAGTTCAAGATGAGTTAATGGAAGAGACAAGTCTAGTTGATCTTTTGCTGATAGGAGCTGAAGCTGTTGAATCACAGAACATGACACTTGCTTCTGACATAATTGAAAAACTAAACAATGCAGCGTTTTTAGAAAACGGCGATAGTTTATTGAACAGGTTGTGTCCTTTCTTTACACAAGGTTTGTTTTACAAAACTACGAATGCTCCTAAATTCCACTGTGAACATGTTTCTACACAGACAAACACATTCTGTGTGTTTCAGATACTTCAAGAACTCTCTCCGTACGTAAAATTTGCTCATTTCACAGCAAACCAAGCAATTTTCGAAGCTACGGACGGTGTTGAACATGTTCATGTCATTGATTTCGATATCATGGAGGGAATTCAATGGCCATCATTGATGGTTGACTTTGCAATGAGAAAGAACACTACTTCACTTAGAGTAACAGCAATCACAGTAGATCAGCAAACTGCAGCCTCGGTTCAACAAACGGGAAGAAGGCTAAAAGAGTTCGCAGACTCGATCAATTTCCCGTTTGTGTTCGATACGATGATGATGGAGAGTGAAGAAGATTTTCAAAGAATCGAACACGGTGACACACTTATTGTCAACTGTATGATACATCAGTGGATGCCAAACAGAAGTTTCTCATCAGTCAAAACTTTTCTCGATGGCGTAAGAAAACTATCACCAAAGCTTATTGTGTTAGTTGAAGAAGAACTGTTTAATTTTTCTAGACTCAAATCCATGTCCTTTGTGGAGTTTTTCTGTGAGGCTTTGCATCACTATATTGCAGTTTGTGATTCATTAGTTACTACTTTGTGGGGTAGCCATAAGATGGAGTTAAGCCTTATAGAGAAAGATGTCTTGGGAGTTAGAATCTTGGACAGTGTAAGACAGTTCCCTTGTGAAAGAGAAGAGAGAATGTTGTGGGAAGAAAAGTTTTTTTATTCTTTGAAAGGGTATAAAAGTGTTGGTATGAGTACATATAATATTTCACAGGCTAAGTTCTTGGTAAGCTTGTTTGGTAAAGGGTATTGGGTGCAATTTGAGAATTTTAGGTTGGCTTTAAGTTGGAAGTCAAGACCTTTGACTTCAGTTTCAATCTGGGAACCAATAGATTATATGAGTGACAAGGTCAAATAG